A single genomic interval of Deinococcus sp. HSC-46F16 harbors:
- a CDS encoding metal ABC transporter ATP-binding protein, protein MTVTVPGTASATHAPAAPPLALRGLSVAYFEDPAVWDVSFEVPAASLTAIIGPNGAGKSTLLKAALGLVPQLAGEAVFFGAPLSRVRRRVAYVPQRTSVDWDFPASALDVVTMGLYGRLGWLRRPGRRERAQALACLERVGMADFAGRQISELSGGQQQRVFLARALAQEADLTFMDEPFAGVDAVTERAIVDVLRELRGQGRSVVVVHHDLDTVRDYFDRVALLNVSLVAAGPTETAFTPANLRTAYGERHGALAAALAGGEP, encoded by the coding sequence ATGACGGTCACCGTACCGGGCACCGCCTCCGCGACCCACGCACCTGCCGCGCCCCCGCTGGCCCTGCGCGGCCTGAGCGTGGCCTACTTCGAGGACCCCGCCGTCTGGGACGTGTCCTTCGAGGTCCCTGCCGCCTCGCTGACCGCCATCATCGGGCCGAACGGGGCGGGCAAAAGCACGCTGCTGAAGGCCGCGCTGGGACTGGTTCCCCAGCTGGCGGGCGAGGCAGTCTTCTTCGGTGCGCCGCTCTCACGGGTGCGGCGGCGGGTGGCCTACGTGCCGCAGCGGACCAGCGTGGACTGGGATTTCCCGGCGAGTGCCCTGGACGTGGTGACGATGGGCCTGTATGGACGCCTGGGCTGGCTGCGCCGTCCGGGGCGGCGCGAGCGGGCGCAGGCACTGGCGTGTCTGGAACGGGTGGGCATGGCCGACTTCGCGGGGCGGCAGATCAGCGAGCTGTCGGGGGGGCAGCAGCAGCGCGTGTTCCTGGCGCGGGCGCTCGCGCAGGAGGCCGACCTCACCTTCATGGACGAACCCTTCGCGGGGGTGGACGCGGTGACCGAGCGGGCCATCGTGGACGTGCTGCGCGAGTTGCGCGGGCAGGGGCGCTCGGTGGTCGTCGTTCACCACGACCTCGACACCGTGCGCGACTACTTCGACCGGGTGGCGCTCCTCAACGTCTCGCTGGTGGCGGCGGGGCCGACGGAGACGGCGTTCACGCCCGCCAACCTCCGCACCGCCTACGGCGAGCGGCACGGGGCACTCGCGGCGGCGCTGGCGGGGGGAGAGCCATGA
- a CDS encoding metal ABC transporter solute-binding protein, Zn/Mn family, protein MKRGLLLLAALGLGACAPSPTTPDDGRVQVVTTVNMLSDLAAVIGGERVRVTGLMGPGVDPHLYKASAGDVRRLAGADLVLYGGLHLEGKMVDVLHALNTRTPSVALFETLPRDRLLGPAGAPDPHIWFDPTLWAGVARGAAKALTRVDPDGREVYAANLTRYLGELEELDRWTAAQFRTVPERQRVLVTAHDAFNYMARRYGVEVQGVQGISTVAEAGGQRVRALAAFLDERDIRAVFVESTVSPRTVEAVREAARARGHAVELGGSLYADAAGDPGTPEGTYLGMVRHNVTTIVEGLR, encoded by the coding sequence ATGAAGCGTGGCCTCCTGCTCCTCGCCGCGCTGGGCCTGGGCGCCTGTGCCCCCTCCCCCACCACCCCGGACGACGGGCGGGTGCAGGTCGTGACCACCGTGAACATGCTGAGTGACCTCGCGGCGGTGATCGGGGGCGAGCGGGTGCGGGTCACCGGGCTGATGGGGCCGGGGGTGGACCCCCACCTCTACAAAGCGTCGGCAGGCGACGTGCGGCGGCTGGCGGGAGCGGACCTCGTGCTGTACGGGGGGCTGCACCTGGAAGGAAAGATGGTGGATGTGCTGCACGCGCTGAATACGCGCACGCCCAGCGTGGCCCTGTTTGAGACGCTGCCGCGTGACCGCCTGCTGGGACCCGCCGGAGCGCCCGACCCCCACATCTGGTTTGACCCCACCCTGTGGGCGGGGGTGGCGCGGGGGGCCGCCAAGGCCCTGACGCGGGTGGACCCTGACGGGCGCGAGGTCTACGCGGCCAACCTGACCCGCTACCTGGGCGAATTGGAGGAGCTGGACCGCTGGACCGCCGCGCAGTTCCGCACGGTGCCCGAGCGGCAGCGGGTCCTCGTGACCGCGCACGACGCCTTCAACTACATGGCACGGCGGTACGGGGTGGAGGTGCAGGGGGTCCAAGGGATCAGCACGGTCGCGGAGGCGGGAGGGCAACGGGTGCGGGCACTGGCGGCGTTTCTGGACGAGCGGGACATCCGTGCCGTGTTCGTCGAATCCACCGTCTCGCCCCGCACGGTGGAGGCGGTGCGCGAGGCGGCGCGGGCACGGGGGCACGCGGTTGAACTCGGCGGCTCCCTCTACGCGGACGCGGCGGGTGACCCCGGCACGCCGGAAGGCACCTACCTGGGAATGGTGCGGCACAACGTCACCACCATCGTGGAGGGGCTGCGATGA
- a CDS encoding metal-dependent transcriptional regulator, with amino-acid sequence MTARLLSPSAEDYLKHLYVLGQDGKVNTQALADALGVVPASATGMLRKLSEQGLVAHAPYQGARLTAEGERVALEVLRHHRLLELFLHRALGVPLDEVHEEAERLEHALSERLEARIAAWLGDPTHDPHGDPIPTVRGEVPTRAERRLSQLAPGEAATVARVPDGDPAGLRALVAAGLTPGAALTLTRVDAALGTLTVTLAGGPLTLALGVAAQVQVHGGAE; translated from the coding sequence ATGACGGCCCGCCTCCTCTCCCCCTCCGCCGAGGATTACCTCAAACACCTGTACGTGCTGGGACAGGACGGCAAGGTCAACACGCAGGCCCTGGCGGACGCGCTGGGCGTGGTCCCGGCCAGTGCCACGGGGATGCTCCGCAAGCTGAGTGAGCAGGGCCTCGTCGCGCACGCGCCGTACCAGGGTGCCCGCCTGACCGCCGAGGGCGAGCGGGTGGCGCTGGAGGTCCTGCGGCACCACCGATTGCTGGAACTGTTCCTCCACCGGGCGCTGGGCGTGCCGCTCGACGAGGTGCACGAGGAGGCCGAGCGGCTGGAACATGCGCTGTCCGAACGGCTCGAAGCCCGCATCGCCGCGTGGCTGGGCGACCCCACCCACGACCCGCACGGGGACCCCATTCCGACGGTGCGGGGCGAGGTCCCCACCCGCGCCGAGCGCCGACTCTCGCAGCTCGCGCCGGGCGAGGCCGCGACCGTCGCCCGCGTGCCCGACGGCGACCCGGCGGGGCTGCGGGCGCTGGTGGCGGCGGGGCTGACGCCAGGGGCGGCCCTGACCCTCACGCGGGTGGACGCGGCGCTGGGCACGCTGACCGTGACGCTGGCGGGCGGCCCCCTCACCCTCGCGCTGGGCGTGGCCGCGCAGGTGCAGGTGCATGGGGGGGCGGAATGA
- a CDS encoding RNA polymerase sigma factor — protein MALNSLPDEQLVPLAAHPGPHREAAFEVLVRRHSSRLHRLASGMVGPGSADDVLQEVWVSVYRSAQGFRREAQFTTWLHRITLNACHKALAVRSALPLDEAPEPTAPHNPARAGEQADLRARLAWALSRLPPEQRDAVTLRELGGLDYAEIAGVLGVEVGTVKSRLSRGRAALRELLSAVGVTP, from the coding sequence GTGGCCTTGAATTCCCTCCCCGACGAGCAGCTTGTGCCCCTCGCCGCGCACCCCGGTCCCCACCGGGAAGCGGCCTTCGAGGTGCTCGTGCGGCGGCATTCGTCCCGGCTGCACCGCCTCGCCTCGGGGATGGTGGGGCCGGGCAGCGCCGACGACGTGTTGCAGGAGGTGTGGGTAAGTGTGTACCGCAGCGCCCAAGGCTTTCGCCGGGAGGCGCAATTCACGACCTGGCTGCACCGCATCACCCTGAATGCCTGCCACAAGGCGCTGGCTGTCCGTTCCGCCCTGCCCCTGGACGAGGCCCCCGAACCCACCGCCCCCCACAACCCCGCCCGCGCGGGCGAGCAGGCCGACCTGCGTGCCCGCCTCGCGTGGGCGTTGTCCCGGTTACCCCCCGAACAGCGCGACGCCGTGACCCTGCGCGAACTCGGCGGGCTGGACTACGCCGAGATCGCCGGGGTGCTGGGGGTGGAGGTGGGCACCGTGAAAAGCCGCTTGAGCCGGGGCCGCGCGGCCCTGCGCGAGCTGCTGAGCGCCGTAGGCGTGACCCCATGA
- a CDS encoding transcriptional regulator, with protein sequence MNRALALALALSVPAQAAAADDLAAALRQSRTLAARGEAEVSVYFPPRAVPTRMAARLPVVPSRPALLARHFNVTRQDAPASIAGREVTRYDLTPKVGQAARWTLWIDRAWNVPLAYEERMPDGTLARRAALTRVLPQPVRVQTELPPIPEGLRGAVLAALPGLRFPPGFVPVSAEPRAGGGVTVSLSDGINVLALVVAPRNVRAAPGVASRRVGGRFVWLVGNLPGGPLRNALSAIREVDETPLGTFLPAPDSKR encoded by the coding sequence GTGAACCGGGCACTCGCCCTCGCGCTGGCCCTGAGCGTCCCGGCCCAGGCCGCCGCCGCAGACGACCTCGCGGCGGCCCTGCGCCAGTCGCGCACGCTGGCCGCACGGGGCGAGGCGGAGGTCAGCGTGTACTTTCCCCCCCGCGCAGTGCCCACCCGAATGGCAGCCCGGCTTCCGGTGGTTCCCTCTCGCCCCGCGCTGCTGGCCCGCCACTTCAACGTGACCCGCCAGGATGCCCCCGCTTCCATCGCGGGCCGCGAGGTCACCCGCTATGACCTCACTCCCAAGGTGGGGCAGGCCGCCCGCTGGACCCTGTGGATTGACCGCGCCTGGAACGTGCCCCTCGCCTACGAGGAACGGATGCCCGACGGCACCCTGGCCCGCCGCGCCGCCCTGACGCGGGTGCTGCCCCAGCCCGTGCGGGTGCAAACGGAGCTGCCGCCCATCCCCGAGGGCCTGCGGGGAGCGGTCCTGGCCGCGCTGCCCGGCCTGCGCTTTCCCCCTGGCTTTGTGCCCGTCTCGGCCGAGCCGCGTGCGGGGGGCGGCGTGACCGTCTCGCTGAGCGACGGGATCAACGTCCTCGCGCTGGTCGTCGCGCCCCGCAACGTCCGGGCCGCGCCGGGGGTGGCCTCGCGGCGGGTGGGCGGGCGCTTCGTGTGGCTGGTGGGGAACCTGCCGGGCGGGCCGCTGAGAAACGCGCTCTCCGCCATCCGTGAAGTGGACGAGACGCCCTTGGGAACTTTCCTGCCCGCCCCCGACTCCAAGAGGTAA